One Panicum virgatum strain AP13 chromosome 3N, P.virgatum_v5, whole genome shotgun sequence DNA segment encodes these proteins:
- the LOC120666635 gene encoding CCR4-NOT transcription complex subunit 11-like isoform X1: MSACGPVPTLRPDERADLLSLLAAAARPLADVVSDFLARFPRERRLRVGGALCFLLEDKKMFHPTGRLIAFAILHQSYSPQTANPYIPMLLNGACDEASDRSERAFVQQLLTSPGGDNNNEVLNQSAVDYLNGSVSASQVLLPREQLEKQYCSNGVQSQPQISSFRPAAVRSVIPDPDVPQSCANSSESAISLPGSKQKSASDDRDSALAGLLQEKLGGRLGPQWIRPTPPRLPVLDGELQWLNPDNNHELLWDYSMCADTSRGAAIRDLIARAVKGPLAPAQQEVHCYILIFLPDNNGRFTKFLLQQFIIEMARDPKLVYYCGMTPQKLPDLVEHNPLIAVEVLSKLINSPDISGYFAGLVHMDMSLHSMEVVNRLTTAVDLPTEFVHEYITNCIQSCQNIKDKYMQNRLVRLVCVFLQSLIQNKIINVQDLFIEVQVFCIEFSRIREAAGLFRLLKSLE, translated from the exons ATGTCGGCGTGCGGCCCCGTCCCCACGCTGCGGCCCGACGAGCGGGCCGACCTCCtctccctgctcgccgccgcggcacgcccgCTCGCCGACGTCGTCTCCGACTTCCTCGCGCGGTTCCCccgcgagcgccgcctccgcgtcgGCGGAGCGCTCTGCTTCCTCCTCGAG GACAAGAAGATGTTCCATCCTACTGGTCGTTTAATTGCATTTGCAATTCTTCATCAGAGCTATTCCCCACAGACAGCGAATCCATACATTCCTATGTTGTTAAAT GGAGCCTGCGATGAAGCATCGGATAGATCAGAACGGGCATTTGTCCAACAATTATTGACTTCACCTGGTGGAGACAATAATAATGAG GTCCTGAATCAGTCAGCTGTAGATTACTTAAATGGGTCTGTTTCAGCATCTCAG GTCTTGTTGCCACGGGAACAACTTGAGAAGCAATATTGCAGTAACGGTGTACAATCTCAGCCTCAGATTAGTAGTTTCAGACCTGCTGCTGTTAGAAGTGTTATACCAGATCCAGATGTGCCTCAAAGTTGTGCAAATTCATCGGA GTCTGCGATATCATTACCTGGAAGCAAACAGAAATCTGCTTCTGATGATAGAGATTCTGCTCTTGCTGGTTTACTCCAAGAAAAATTGGGGGGGAGGTTGGGTCCTCAGTGGATTCGGCCAACACCCCCAAGACTTCCTGTACTAGACGGGGAG CTACAATGGCTGAACCCTGACAATAACCACGAGCTATTATGGGACTATAGCATGTGTGCTGATACGAGTCGAGGGGCTGCTATCCGAGATTTGATTGCAAGAGCCGTAAAAGGTCCACTTGCACCTGCCCAACAGGAGGTTCACTGCTACATTCTAATATTTCTTCCAGATAACAATGGGCGCTTTACTAAATT CTTATTGCAGCAATTCATAATAGAAATGGCCAGGGATCCTAAACTGGTTTATTACTGCGGGATGACTCCACAGAAGCTCCCT GATCTTGTTGAACACAATCCCCTCATTGCTGTTGAGGTTCTTTCGAAGTTAATTAACTCTCCTGACATTTCAGG TTACTTTGCTGGTCTTGTGCATATGGACATGAGCCTGCATTCTATGGAAGTTGTGAACAGGCTTACTACTGCTGTTGATCTTCCAACGGAGTTTGTCCACGAGTACATCACAAATTGTATCCAGTCATGTCAAAACATTAAG GATAAGTACATGCAAAACAGATTGGTGAGACTAGTTTGTGTTTTCCTGCAGAGCCTTATCCAAAACAAGATTATAAATG TTCAAGATCTTTTCATTGAGGTACAAGTATTCTGTATTGAATTTTCACGGATAAGGGAAGCAGCTGGTTTATTCCGGTTACTCAAATCTTTGGAGTGA
- the LOC120666635 gene encoding CCR4-NOT transcription complex subunit 11-like isoform X2 has product MSACGPVPTLRPDERADLLSLLAAAARPLADVVSDFLARFPRERRLRVGGALCFLLEDKKMFHPTGRLIAFAILHQSYSPQTANPYIPMLLNGACDEASDRSERAFVQQLLTSPGGDNNNEVLNQSAVDYLNGSVSASQVLLPREQLEKQYCSNGVQSQPQISSFRPAAVRSVIPDPDVPQSCANSSESAISLPGSKQKSASDDRDSALAGLLQEKLGGRLGPQWIRPTPPRLPVLDGELQWLNPDNNHELLWDYSMCADTSRGAAIRDLIARAVKGPLAPAQQEQFIIEMARDPKLVYYCGMTPQKLPDLVEHNPLIAVEVLSKLINSPDISGYFAGLVHMDMSLHSMEVVNRLTTAVDLPTEFVHEYITNCIQSCQNIKDKYMQNRLVRLVCVFLQSLIQNKIINVQDLFIEVQVFCIEFSRIREAAGLFRLLKSLE; this is encoded by the exons ATGTCGGCGTGCGGCCCCGTCCCCACGCTGCGGCCCGACGAGCGGGCCGACCTCCtctccctgctcgccgccgcggcacgcccgCTCGCCGACGTCGTCTCCGACTTCCTCGCGCGGTTCCCccgcgagcgccgcctccgcgtcgGCGGAGCGCTCTGCTTCCTCCTCGAG GACAAGAAGATGTTCCATCCTACTGGTCGTTTAATTGCATTTGCAATTCTTCATCAGAGCTATTCCCCACAGACAGCGAATCCATACATTCCTATGTTGTTAAAT GGAGCCTGCGATGAAGCATCGGATAGATCAGAACGGGCATTTGTCCAACAATTATTGACTTCACCTGGTGGAGACAATAATAATGAG GTCCTGAATCAGTCAGCTGTAGATTACTTAAATGGGTCTGTTTCAGCATCTCAG GTCTTGTTGCCACGGGAACAACTTGAGAAGCAATATTGCAGTAACGGTGTACAATCTCAGCCTCAGATTAGTAGTTTCAGACCTGCTGCTGTTAGAAGTGTTATACCAGATCCAGATGTGCCTCAAAGTTGTGCAAATTCATCGGA GTCTGCGATATCATTACCTGGAAGCAAACAGAAATCTGCTTCTGATGATAGAGATTCTGCTCTTGCTGGTTTACTCCAAGAAAAATTGGGGGGGAGGTTGGGTCCTCAGTGGATTCGGCCAACACCCCCAAGACTTCCTGTACTAGACGGGGAG CTACAATGGCTGAACCCTGACAATAACCACGAGCTATTATGGGACTATAGCATGTGTGCTGATACGAGTCGAGGGGCTGCTATCCGAGATTTGATTGCAAGAGCCGTAAAAGGTCCACTTGCACCTGCCCAACAGGAG CAATTCATAATAGAAATGGCCAGGGATCCTAAACTGGTTTATTACTGCGGGATGACTCCACAGAAGCTCCCT GATCTTGTTGAACACAATCCCCTCATTGCTGTTGAGGTTCTTTCGAAGTTAATTAACTCTCCTGACATTTCAGG TTACTTTGCTGGTCTTGTGCATATGGACATGAGCCTGCATTCTATGGAAGTTGTGAACAGGCTTACTACTGCTGTTGATCTTCCAACGGAGTTTGTCCACGAGTACATCACAAATTGTATCCAGTCATGTCAAAACATTAAG GATAAGTACATGCAAAACAGATTGGTGAGACTAGTTTGTGTTTTCCTGCAGAGCCTTATCCAAAACAAGATTATAAATG TTCAAGATCTTTTCATTGAGGTACAAGTATTCTGTATTGAATTTTCACGGATAAGGGAAGCAGCTGGTTTATTCCGGTTACTCAAATCTTTGGAGTGA
- the LOC120666635 gene encoding CCR4-NOT transcription complex subunit 11-like isoform X4, with protein MSACGPVPTLRPDERADLLSLLAAAARPLADVVSDFLARFPRERRLRVGGALCFLLEDKKMFHPTGRLIAFAILHQSYSPQTANPYIPMLLNGACDEASDRSERAFVQQLLTSPGGDNNNEVLNQSAVDYLNGSVSASQVLLPREQLEKQYCSNGVQSQPQISSFRPAAVRSVIPDPDVPQSCANSSESAISLPGSMCADTSRGAAIRDLIARAVKGPLAPAQQEQFIIEMARDPKLVYYCGMTPQKLPDLVEHNPLIAVEVLSKLINSPDISGYFAGLVHMDMSLHSMEVVNRLTTAVDLPTEFVHEYITNCIQSCQNIKDKYMQNRLVRLVCVFLQSLIQNKIINVQDLFIEVQVFCIEFSRIREAAGLFRLLKSLE; from the exons ATGTCGGCGTGCGGCCCCGTCCCCACGCTGCGGCCCGACGAGCGGGCCGACCTCCtctccctgctcgccgccgcggcacgcccgCTCGCCGACGTCGTCTCCGACTTCCTCGCGCGGTTCCCccgcgagcgccgcctccgcgtcgGCGGAGCGCTCTGCTTCCTCCTCGAG GACAAGAAGATGTTCCATCCTACTGGTCGTTTAATTGCATTTGCAATTCTTCATCAGAGCTATTCCCCACAGACAGCGAATCCATACATTCCTATGTTGTTAAAT GGAGCCTGCGATGAAGCATCGGATAGATCAGAACGGGCATTTGTCCAACAATTATTGACTTCACCTGGTGGAGACAATAATAATGAG GTCCTGAATCAGTCAGCTGTAGATTACTTAAATGGGTCTGTTTCAGCATCTCAG GTCTTGTTGCCACGGGAACAACTTGAGAAGCAATATTGCAGTAACGGTGTACAATCTCAGCCTCAGATTAGTAGTTTCAGACCTGCTGCTGTTAGAAGTGTTATACCAGATCCAGATGTGCCTCAAAGTTGTGCAAATTCATCGGA GTCTGCGATATCATTACCTGGA AGCATGTGTGCTGATACGAGTCGAGGGGCTGCTATCCGAGATTTGATTGCAAGAGCCGTAAAAGGTCCACTTGCACCTGCCCAACAGGAG CAATTCATAATAGAAATGGCCAGGGATCCTAAACTGGTTTATTACTGCGGGATGACTCCACAGAAGCTCCCT GATCTTGTTGAACACAATCCCCTCATTGCTGTTGAGGTTCTTTCGAAGTTAATTAACTCTCCTGACATTTCAGG TTACTTTGCTGGTCTTGTGCATATGGACATGAGCCTGCATTCTATGGAAGTTGTGAACAGGCTTACTACTGCTGTTGATCTTCCAACGGAGTTTGTCCACGAGTACATCACAAATTGTATCCAGTCATGTCAAAACATTAAG GATAAGTACATGCAAAACAGATTGGTGAGACTAGTTTGTGTTTTCCTGCAGAGCCTTATCCAAAACAAGATTATAAATG TTCAAGATCTTTTCATTGAGGTACAAGTATTCTGTATTGAATTTTCACGGATAAGGGAAGCAGCTGGTTTATTCCGGTTACTCAAATCTTTGGAGTGA
- the LOC120666635 gene encoding CCR4-NOT transcription complex subunit 11-like isoform X3 — MSACGPVPTLRPDERADLLSLLAAAARPLADVVSDFLARFPRERRLRVGGALCFLLEDKKMFHPTGRLIAFAILHQSYSPQTANPYIPMLLNGACDEASDRSERAFVQQLLTSPGGDNNNEVLNQSAVDYLNGSVSASQVLLPREQLEKQYCSNGVQSQPQISSFRPAAVRSVIPDPDVPQSCANSSESAISLPGSMCADTSRGAAIRDLIARAVKGPLAPAQQEVHCYILIFLPDNNGRFTKFLLQQFIIEMARDPKLVYYCGMTPQKLPDLVEHNPLIAVEVLSKLINSPDISGYFAGLVHMDMSLHSMEVVNRLTTAVDLPTEFVHEYITNCIQSCQNIKDKYMQNRLVRLVCVFLQSLIQNKIINVQDLFIEVQVFCIEFSRIREAAGLFRLLKSLE; from the exons ATGTCGGCGTGCGGCCCCGTCCCCACGCTGCGGCCCGACGAGCGGGCCGACCTCCtctccctgctcgccgccgcggcacgcccgCTCGCCGACGTCGTCTCCGACTTCCTCGCGCGGTTCCCccgcgagcgccgcctccgcgtcgGCGGAGCGCTCTGCTTCCTCCTCGAG GACAAGAAGATGTTCCATCCTACTGGTCGTTTAATTGCATTTGCAATTCTTCATCAGAGCTATTCCCCACAGACAGCGAATCCATACATTCCTATGTTGTTAAAT GGAGCCTGCGATGAAGCATCGGATAGATCAGAACGGGCATTTGTCCAACAATTATTGACTTCACCTGGTGGAGACAATAATAATGAG GTCCTGAATCAGTCAGCTGTAGATTACTTAAATGGGTCTGTTTCAGCATCTCAG GTCTTGTTGCCACGGGAACAACTTGAGAAGCAATATTGCAGTAACGGTGTACAATCTCAGCCTCAGATTAGTAGTTTCAGACCTGCTGCTGTTAGAAGTGTTATACCAGATCCAGATGTGCCTCAAAGTTGTGCAAATTCATCGGA GTCTGCGATATCATTACCTGGA AGCATGTGTGCTGATACGAGTCGAGGGGCTGCTATCCGAGATTTGATTGCAAGAGCCGTAAAAGGTCCACTTGCACCTGCCCAACAGGAGGTTCACTGCTACATTCTAATATTTCTTCCAGATAACAATGGGCGCTTTACTAAATT CTTATTGCAGCAATTCATAATAGAAATGGCCAGGGATCCTAAACTGGTTTATTACTGCGGGATGACTCCACAGAAGCTCCCT GATCTTGTTGAACACAATCCCCTCATTGCTGTTGAGGTTCTTTCGAAGTTAATTAACTCTCCTGACATTTCAGG TTACTTTGCTGGTCTTGTGCATATGGACATGAGCCTGCATTCTATGGAAGTTGTGAACAGGCTTACTACTGCTGTTGATCTTCCAACGGAGTTTGTCCACGAGTACATCACAAATTGTATCCAGTCATGTCAAAACATTAAG GATAAGTACATGCAAAACAGATTGGTGAGACTAGTTTGTGTTTTCCTGCAGAGCCTTATCCAAAACAAGATTATAAATG TTCAAGATCTTTTCATTGAGGTACAAGTATTCTGTATTGAATTTTCACGGATAAGGGAAGCAGCTGGTTTATTCCGGTTACTCAAATCTTTGGAGTGA